A region from the Bactrocera dorsalis isolate Fly_Bdor chromosome 1, ASM2337382v1, whole genome shotgun sequence genome encodes:
- the LOC105228505 gene encoding vacuolar protein sorting-associated protein 54, whose amino-acid sequence MATTENTGTTTLNSGDDVVEITKGATHIGATKQMSGALTLSTNVTRCWETCYYCPCETFKTSADFVKHLRERHCTREGGSYVCRYGFNGVCPSLPLDGVSDRDYDAHVAKYHVNQLTRELPPEWSVFSAAQNLPAVLNDPSRGKQSNLFTKKWGDNFVEKTYIPHTPRLPEITYADFDKYIAKIGKRYRRHERMCAQQTPAALAESEAKTPTSPTHAVSLSTIPEIFLKEQLNLNHPATFALVFPSIGANTSEENKQSGRVLQEQLSHYLDIVEVKIAHQVSQKSAAFFHAMTSQDAIMAEMKDAASNVRELRASLRTLHQSAVVDSFRVMRFAQRRQNFEETLDKLSLMATVHKTQPMLQLLLGTQDYVAALDLIGTTQEILTQELVGIHCFKHLPMQLNEMEKLIDKMLTTEFERYATADLNRPLCDVLNETESVCAEEDKLVCIVMGLLRKKNFSFVTAYKDEAIVTIRAIIKQLVIEVIASSDAELCLTGAGEEAQSLSISEWITLLKKATVALLTVLQRIRAVTGIMRQTTDAAAGGAVNGAQEGAVNLIDSEAFLTSADHANVTERLDELLVAVCNYCHERCANLVSTQSLERTIATADEIEQLTAIVDEFSAGCEEICGAPSVPLKVAAKVQASRFANHFHSERKRKLALLLDSERWRQVDIPNEFQKIIDRMGAQDFQQPASKSFADSLGATINGHSNNNSKPQANPVLLVEGKPFTLVSAALLLVQMLSDYCHCATRLPILASYLSRNVVDLLRTFNSRSCQLVIGAGAMRVAGLKTITSTNLALVSRALQLVLWLLPKIKSHFATYDAHAVSGFDSMEKDFHSHIKEIENKIYGIVTERVSMQLEQWDARPPIPSQTFRNISRHLVKLHEAIAPILPEMQIHLIYGIVHRNFKDKLREQLLKLNIINNGGPQHGVVTSELTFYMETLRTLKALPPVDLGDDILELIWTF is encoded by the exons ATGGCCACAACAGAAAACACTGGCACTACAACGCTAAATAGTGGAGATGATGTGGTCGAAATAACGAAAGGTGCCACACATATTGGTGCAACGAAACAGATGTCAGGTGCATTAACGTTATCAACAAATGTGACACGCTGTTGGGAAACTTGTTACTATTGCCCGTGTGAAACATTCAAAACTTCAGCCGATTTTGTCAA GCACTTACGTGAGCGGCATTGTACGCGTGAAGGCGGCTCATATGTTTGCCGTTATGGCTTCAATGGCGTATGTCCTTCGCTGCCACTGGATGGTGTGTCCGATCGTGATTACGATGCACATGTTGCTAAATATCACGTGAATCAGCTGACACGTGAGCTACCACCGGAATGGTCCGTATTCTCGGCAGCACAAAATCTACCAGCCGTGCTCAACGATCCATCACGTGGTAAACAAAGCAATCTCTTCACGAAAAAGTGGGGCGACAATTTCGTTGAGAAAACGTATATACCGCACACGCCACGTTTGCCTGAAATCACATATGCAGATTTCGATAAATATATAGCGAAAATTGGTAAACGTTATAGACGACATGAACGTATGTGTGCGCAACAAACACCGGCCGCTTTGGCGGAAAGTGAAGCTAAAACGCCAACCTCACCAACACACGCAGTCAGCCTTAGCACCATACCGGAGATATTTCTAAAAGAGCAATTGAATCTGAATCATCCAGCGACTTTTGCGCTTGTATTCCCAAGTATTGGTGCCAACACCAGCGAGGAGAATAAACAGTCTGGCCGTGTGCTGCAAGAGCAATTATCGCATTATTTAGATATTGTCGAAGTGAAAATAGCGCATCAAGTGTCACAGAAATCTGCCGCATTTTTCCATGCCATGACCTCACAAGATGCCATTATGGCTGAGATGAAGGATGCGGCCAGCAATGTGCGTGAATTGCGTGCTTCATTGCGCACGCTACACCAATCTGCGGTGGTGGACTCATTCCGTGTGATGCGTTTCGCGCAGCGTCGTCAGAATTTTGAGGAAACACTCGATAAGCTAAGCCTTATGGCGACGGTGCATAAAACACAGCCAATGTTGCAGCTATTGCTGGGCACGCAGGATTATGTGGCAGCGCTGGATCTGAtag GCACCACGCAGGAAATTTTGACGCAAGAGCTCGTAGGCATACACTGCTTCAAGCATTTACCCATGCAACTAAACGAAATGGAAAAACTAATCGACAAAATGCTCACAACCGAGTTCGAGCGTTATGCCACTGCGGACCTCAACCGACCGCTATGCGATGTGCTCAACGAAACGGAGAGCGTATGCGCGGAGGAGGACAAACTGGTGTGCATAGTGATGGGTTTGCTGCGCAAAAAGAATTTCTCCTTTGTCACGGCGTACAAGGACGAAGCGATTGTAACCATACGTGCCATCATCAAGCAGCTCGTTATCGAGGTGATAGCTTCCAGCGATGCCGAACTTTGTCTGACCGGTGCCGGTGAAGAGGCACAAAGTCTCTCGATCAGCGAATGGATTACGCTGCTAAAGAAGGCCACTGTGGCGCTGCTCACCGTGCTGCAACGCATACGCGCCGTAACGGGCATAATGCGGCAGACAACGGATGCAGCTGCTGGTGGCGCAGTGAATGGCGCGCAAGAGGGCGCTGTCAATCTAATAGACTCGGAAGCATTTCTAACATCAGCAGATCATGCTAATGTAACGGAGCGCTTGGATGAGCTGCTGGTGGCGGTATGCAACTACTGTCATGAGCGTTGCGCGAATCTGGTGTCAACGCAAAGTTTGGAGCGCACCATAGCGACGGCGGATGAGATCGAACAGCTGACCGCAATTGTAGATGAGTTCAGTGCGGGTTGTGAGGAGATTTGTGGCGCACCCAGCGTGCCACTGAAG GTCGCCGCCAAAGTGCAAGCCTCACGCTTCGCCAATCACTTTCACTCGGAACGCAAGCGCAAACTGGCTTTACTGCTCGACTCGGAACGTTGGCGGCAGGTCGACATACCCAATGAGTTCCAAAAGATTATCGATCGCATGGGCGCGCAAGACTTCCAGCAGCCGGCGAGCAAATCCTTTGCCGACAGCCTAGGCGCCACAATAAACGGACAcagtaataacaacagcaaaccACAAGCCAATCCCGTGCTGCTCGTCGAAGGCAAACCATTTACACTAGTCAGCGCCGCGCTGCTGCTAGTGCAAATGCTCAGCGATTACTGTCACTGCGCCACGCGTCTACCCATACTGGCGAGCTACTTGTCGCGCAACGTTGTCGATTTGCTGCGCACCTTCAATTCACGCTCCTGCCAGCTGGTTATTGGCGCTGGCGCTATGCGCGTAGCCGGCCTCAAAACCATAACCAGTACCAATCTGGCATTGGTGTCGCGCGCGCTGCAACTTGTGCTCTGGCTCTTGCCGAAAATCAAGTCACATTTTGCCACCTACGATGCGCACGCCGTGTCCGGTTTTGATTCGATGGAAAAGGATTTTCACAGTCACatcaaagaaattgaaaataaaatttacggCATCGTCACGGAGCGCGTCTCTATGCAGCTAGAGCAATGGGATGCACGTCCACCGATACCGTCGCAAACGTTTCGTAATATTTCGCGTCATTTAGTGAAGTTGCACGAGGCGATTGCGCCCATACTACCTGAAATGCAAATACACTTGATCTACGGCATTGTGCATCGCAATTTCAAGGATAAGCTTAGAGAGCAACTGTTGAAATTGAACATCATCAATAATGGTGGACCGCAACATGGCGTTGTGACATCAGAGCTGACTTTTTATATGGAAACGTTGCGCACGTTGAAGGCATTGCCGCCAGTTGATTTGGGCGACGACATACTGGAGCTGATATGGACGTTCTAA
- the LOC105228498 gene encoding cytoplasmic dynein 2 light intermediate chain 1 — protein MKGQIFHTSLQFFKRISKMFDKRDNKQAGDKRDTIREIAIKLAEEQLRTLQAESGPKERTVFVLGSRGAGKSTALHKFFEREDNPRPTLALEYSYGRRTSGTQKQVLNVWELGALDNAEQLISVPLRTHGLENFAAIIMLDLSQPKRVWPELERIYQALRSTSSKLLSPDEEQMYRERMADRLKKDHNDLECLELMPFPIVIVGGKYDLFKDFDAELKQHICRCLRSMAHLIGGSVLFYSNKIPKLAKTLRDTISHLGFGSPTHPFRSHVTDSADALSIWFGTDSWDQIGSVGVLSVERIGSLLASEAPQLNEMTKKRSAKSKTHINDPAKDAGFRESIIDEMRAQKDKELQAIIKESQLRGQFETIV, from the exons ATGAAAGGGCAAATTTTTCACACAAGTTTACAATTCTTCAAaagaatttcgaaaatgtttgacAAACGAGATAACAAACAAGCTGGCGATAAACGTGATACCATACGAGAAATTGCAATTAAACTGGCCGAGGAGCAATTGCGTACGCTGCAAGCGGAGAGTGGACCTAAGGAACGCACCGTTTTCGTGCTGGGCAGCAGAGGTGCc GGCAAGTCCACGGCGCTGCATAAATTCTTCGAACGTGAAGACAATCCGCGACCCACACTTGCTTTGGAATATTCATACGGTCGACGCACGAGCGGCACACAAAAACAGGTGCTGAATGTTTGGGAGCTTGGCGCTTTGGACAATGCAGAGCAGTTGATTTCAGTGCCCTTACGCACACACGGACTCGAGAATTTCGCGGCCATTATAATGTTGGATCTCTCGCAGCCGAAACGCGTTTGGCCGGAATTGGAGCGCATTTACCAGGCGCTACGTAGCACAAGCAGTAAACTGTTGAGTCCGGATGAGGAGCAAATGTATCGCGAGCGCATGGCGGATCGTCTCAAAAAGGATCACAACGATTTGGAGTGTCTCGAATTGATGCCATTCCCGATAGTCATAGTTGGTGGCAAATATGATTTGTTCAAAGATTTCG ACGCCGAGCTAAAGCAACATATCTGTCGTTGTTTGCGTTCCATGGCACACTTGATAGGTGGCAGCGTACTCTTCTATTCCAATAAAATACCCAAACTTGCGAAAACACTACGTGATACCATAAGTCACTTGGGTTTCGGTAGTCCCACGCATCCATTTCGCTCGCATGTGACCGACAGCGCGGATGCGCTCTCCATTTGGTTCGGCACTGACAGTTGGGATCAGATTGGCAGCGTCGGTGTGCTGAGTGTAGAACGTATTGGCTCTCTATTGGCTAGCGAGGCGCCACAGCTGAATGAAATGACAAAGAAACGTTCCGCGAAATCGAAAACACATATTAATGATCCCGCCAAGGATGCAGGGTTTCGGGAGAGCATCATCGATGAGATGCGCGCACAGAAGGATAAAGAGCTGCAGGCGATCATCAAGGAATCACAATTACGTGGACAGTTCGAGACGATTGTTTGA